In Acinonyx jubatus isolate Ajub_Pintada_27869175 chromosome B3, VMU_Ajub_asm_v1.0, whole genome shotgun sequence, a genomic segment contains:
- the ZNF592 gene encoding zinc finger protein 592 isoform X3: MGDMKTPDFDDLLAAFDIPDPTSLDAKEAIQTPSEDNESPLKPAGMCMDESVSLSHSGSASDVPAVSVIVKNTSRQESFEAEKDHIAPSLLHNGFRGSDLPPDPHNLGHNCGKFDSTFMNGDSARSFPGKLEPSKSEPLPTFNQFSPISSPEPEDAIKDNGFGMKPKHSDGYFPPPPGCGPVGGPVLEALAKFPVPELHMFDHFCKKEPKPEPLPLGSQQEHERGGQKVGEPHKELDASRFFGEALEFNSHPSNSIGEPKGLALELGTCSSVPPRQRLKPAHSKLSSCVAALVALQAKRVASVTKEDQPGHTKEPSGPTKEGSKGSPKMPKSPKSPRSPLEATRKSIKPSDSPRSICSDSSSKGSPSVAASSPPAIPKVRIKTIKTSSGEIKRTVTRILPDPDDPSKSPVGSPLGSAVAEAPSEAPEDEVTALPAVERSPEAGANAGSPQGDKKGDESAPKASESSSSCCSSGSRAPKGAAPGPQTGRKQQQSAAPQASAPAPASLLPKAVHLANLNLVPHSVAASVTAKSSAQRRSQPQLTQMSVPLVHQVKKAAPLAVEVFNKVLHSSNPVPLYAPNLSPPADSRIHVPASGYCCLECGDAFALEKSLSQHYGRRSVHIEVLCTLCSQTLLFFNKCSLLRHARDHKSKGLVMQCSQLLVKPISVDQMFAAAPANSPAPAAPAAPAAPASPKHGPAPGGAGPALPALPLYPDPVRLIRHGIKCLECHRQIRDYMAMAAHFQRTTEETEGLTCQVCQMLLPNQCSFCAHQRIHAHKSPYCCPECGALCRSAYFQTHVKENCLHYARKVGHRCIHCGVVHLTLALLKSHIQERHCQVFHKCAFCPMAFKTASSTADHSASQHPTQPHRPSQLIYKCSCEMVFNKKRHIQQHFYQNASKTQVGVFKCPECPLLFLQKPELMQHVKSTHGVPRNVDELSSLQSSSDTASSRPGSRVPTEPPAASVAARGSSLPSGRWGRPEAHRRTEARPRLRNTGWTCQECQEWVPDRENYVSHMKKSHGRTLKRYPCRQCGQSFHTPNSLRKHIRNNHDTVKKVYTCGYCTEDSPSFPRPSLLESHISLMHGIRNPDLSQTSKVRPPGGHSPQVSHLKRPGSGAGDAPGTSNGAAVSSTKRHKSLFQCAKCSFATDSGLEFQSHIPQHQADSSTAQCLLCGLCYTSASSLSRHLYIVHKMFLMGVLSYRLLSSENACCNKHLSAH, encoded by the exons ATGGGGGATATGAAAACTCCAGATTTTGATGACCTTCTGGCTGCCTTTGACATCCCAGACCCCACCAGCCTTGATGCCAAGGAGGCCATCCAGACCCCCAGTGAGGACAATGAGAGTCCTCTCAAACCCGCAGGCATGTGTATGGATGAGAGCGTGTCCTTGTCTCACTCAGGATCTGCCTCAGATGTGCCGGCCGTGAGTGTCATCGTCAAGAACACCAGCCGCCAGGAGTCGTTCGAAGCGGAGAAGGACCACATCGCTCCCAGCCTCCTCCACAATGGATTCCGGGGCTCAGACCTGCCTCCAGATCCCCACAACCTGGGTCACAACTGTGGGAAATTTGATTCAACTTTCATGAATGGAGACAGTGCCAGGAGTTTCCCCGGCAAGCTAGAACCTTCCAAGTCAGAGCCATTACCGACTTTTAACCAGTTCAGTCCAATCTCCAGCCCAGAACCTGAGGATGCCATCAAAGATAATGGGTTTGGAATGAAGCCCAAGCACTCTGATGGTTATTTTCCACCCCCTCCTGGGTGTGGGCCTGTGGGGGGCCCAGTCCTGGAGGCTCTGGCAAAGTTTCCGGTCCCAGAGCTGCATATGTTTGATCACTTTTGTAAGAAAGAGCCCAAGCCAGAACCTCTGCCCTTGGGGAGTCAGCAGGAACACGAGCGAGGTGGGCAGAAGGTGGGGGAGCCTCACAAGGAGCTGGATGCCAGTCGATTCTTTGGGGAAGCTTTGGAATTCAACAGCCACCCCAGCAACAGTATTGGAGAGCCTAAGGGGCTTGCCCTGGAGCTCGGCACCTGCTCGTCAGTCCCCCCTAGGCAGCGTCTGAAGCCAGCTCATTCCAAGCTGTCCTCTTGTGTCGCAGCCTTGGTGGCCCTGCAGGCCAAAAGAGTGGCCAGTGTCACCAAGGAGGATCAGCCTGGCCACACAAAGGAACCCTCAGGGCCCACTAAAGAGGGCTCCAAAGGCAGCCCCAAAATGCCCAAGTCACCAAAGAGTCCCCGGAGCCCCCTGGAGGCCACTAGAAAGAGTATCAAGCCCTCGGACAGCCCTCGGAGCatctgcagtgacagcagcagCAAAGGCTCCCCTTCGGTGGCTGCCAGCTCCCCACCAGCAATTCCCAAAGTCAGGATCAAAACCATTAAGACGTCATCGGGGGAAATCAAACGGACCGTCACGAGGATCCTGCCGGACCCTGACGATCCCAGTAAGTCCCCCGTTGGGTCCCCTCTAGGGAGTGCCGTTGCCGAGGCCCCGAGCGAGGCGCCAGAGGATGAGGTCACGGCCTTGCCCGCGGTGGAGCGCTCTCCTGAGGCGGGCGCAAACGCCGGGAGCCCCCAGGGTGACAAGAAGGGGGACGAGAGCGCGCCGAAGGCTAGCGAATCTTCGTCTTCCTGCTGCAGCTCCGGGTCTCGGGCCCCAAAGGGGGCTGCCCCCGGCCCGCAGACGGGCAGGAAGCAGCAGCAGAGTGCGGCGCCTCAGGCGTCCGCGCCGGCCCCCGCCAGCCTCCTGCCCAAGGCCGTGCACCTGGCCAACCTGAACCTGGTCCCCCACAGCGTCGCCGCGTCAGTCACGGCCAAGTCCTCCGCGCAGCGGCGGAGCCAGCCGCAGCTCACCCAGATGTCCGTGCCCCTGGTCCACCAGGTGAAGAAGGCCGCCCCGCTGGCCGTGGAGGTCTTCAACAAGGTCCTCCACAGCTCCAACCCCGTGCCCCTCTACGCGCCCAATCTCAGCCCGCCCGCGGACAGCAGGATCCACGTGCCGGCCAGCGGGTACTGCTGCCTGGAGTGTGGGGACGCGTTTGCCTTAGAGAAGAGCCTGAGCCAGCACTACGGCCGGCGGAGCGTCCACATCGAGGTGCTGTGCACGCTGTGCTCCCAGACGCTTCTCTTCTTCAACAAGTGCAGCCTGCTCCGGCACGCCCGCGACCACAAGAGCAAGGGGCTCGTCATGCAGTGCTCACAGCTGCTCGTGAAGCCCATCTCTGTGGACCAGATGTTCGCGGCCGCCCCCGCGAACTCCCCGGCcccggccgcccccgccgcccccgccgcccccgcttCCCCCAAACACGGCCCGGCTCCGGGCGGTGCGGGCCCGGCCCTTCCGGCTCTGCCGCTCTACCCGGACCCCGTGAGGCTCATCCGGCACGGGATCAAGTGTCTCGAGTGTCACAGGCAGATACGCGACTACATGGCCATGGCTGCGCATTTCCAGAGAACGACGGAGGAGACCGAGGGGCTG ACTTGCCAGGTGTGCCAGATGCTGCTGCCCAACCAGTGCAGCTTCTGCGCCCACCAGCGGATCCACGCCCACAAGTCCCCCTACTGCTGCCCGGAGTGCGGGGCCCTGTGCCGCTCGGCCTACTTCCAGACCCACGTGAAGGAGAACTGCCTGCACTACGCCCGTAAGGTGGGCCACAG GTGCATCCACTGCGGGGTCGTCCACCTGACCTTGGCCTTGCTGAAAAGCCACATCCAGGAGCGACACTGCCAGGTTTTCCACAAATGTGCATTCTGCCCCATGGCCTTCAAGACTGCCAGCAGCACCGCGGACCACAGCGCCTCTCAgcaccccacccagccccacagACCCTCCCA GCTCATTTATAAGTGCTCCTGTGAAATGGTCTTCAACAAGAAGAGACACATCCAGCAGCATTTTTATCAGAATGCCAGCAAGACGCAGGTGGGCGTCTTCAAGTGCCCCGAGTGCCCACTGCTGTTCCTGCAGAAGCCGGAGTTGATGCAGCACGTCAAG agcACCCACGGTGTTCCCCGAAACGTGGACGAGCTGTCCAGCCTCCAGTCTTCATCGGACACGGCTTCGAGCCGGCCTGGCTCTCGAGTTCCCACCGAGCCCCCGGCCGCCAGCGTGGCCGCTCGgggcagctccctgccctccggcCGCTGGGGCAGGCCCGAGGCCCATCGCAGGACCGAGGCCAGGCCCCGGCTGAGGAACACTGGCTGGACCTGCCAGGAGTGTCAGGAGTGGGTTCCTGATCGGGAGAACTACGTGTCCCACATGAAGAAGAGCCACGGTCGG ACGTTGAAGCGGTACCCGTGTCGGCAGTGTGGGCAGTCCTTCCACACCCCCAACAGCCTGCGCAAACACATCCGCAACAACCACGACACCGTGAAGAAAGTCTACACTTGCGG GTACTGCACAGAGGACAGCCCCAGCTTTCCTCGGCCCTCCCTTCTGGAGAGCCACATCAGCCTTATGCATGGTATCAGAAACCCTGATTTGAGCCAGACGTCCAAAGTCAGACCTCCGGGTGGACATTCCCCTCAG gTGAGCCATCTGAAAAGACCGGGCAGCGGAGCTGGGGACGCTCCGGGCACCAGCAATGGCGCGGCCGTCTCTTCCACCAAAAGGCACAAGTCCCTGTTCCAGTGTGCGAAATGTAGCTTTGCCACAGACTCGGGGCTCGAGTTTCAGAGCCACATACCTCAGCACCAGGCGGACAGCTCCACGGCCCAGTGTCTCCTCTGCGGCCTGTGCTACACCTCTGCCAGCTCCCTCAGCCGCCACCTCTACATCGTCCACAAG atgtttttaatGGGTGTGCTATCATATCGTTTGTTATCATCAGAAAACGCTTGCTGTAACAAGCACTTATCTGCACATTAG
- the ZNF592 gene encoding zinc finger protein 592 isoform X1, with the protein MGDMKTPDFDDLLAAFDIPDPTSLDAKEAIQTPSEDNESPLKPAGMCMDESVSLSHSGSASDVPAVSVIVKNTSRQESFEAEKDHIAPSLLHNGFRGSDLPPDPHNLGHNCGKFDSTFMNGDSARSFPGKLEPSKSEPLPTFNQFSPISSPEPEDAIKDNGFGMKPKHSDGYFPPPPGCGPVGGPVLEALAKFPVPELHMFDHFCKKEPKPEPLPLGSQQEHERGGQKVGEPHKELDASRFFGEALEFNSHPSNSIGEPKGLALELGTCSSVPPRQRLKPAHSKLSSCVAALVALQAKRVASVTKEDQPGHTKEPSGPTKEGSKGSPKMPKSPKSPRSPLEATRKSIKPSDSPRSICSDSSSKGSPSVAASSPPAIPKVRIKTIKTSSGEIKRTVTRILPDPDDPSKSPVGSPLGSAVAEAPSEAPEDEVTALPAVERSPEAGANAGSPQGDKKGDESAPKASESSSSCCSSGSRAPKGAAPGPQTGRKQQQSAAPQASAPAPASLLPKAVHLANLNLVPHSVAASVTAKSSAQRRSQPQLTQMSVPLVHQVKKAAPLAVEVFNKVLHSSNPVPLYAPNLSPPADSRIHVPASGYCCLECGDAFALEKSLSQHYGRRSVHIEVLCTLCSQTLLFFNKCSLLRHARDHKSKGLVMQCSQLLVKPISVDQMFAAAPANSPAPAAPAAPAAPASPKHGPAPGGAGPALPALPLYPDPVRLIRHGIKCLECHRQIRDYMAMAAHFQRTTEETEGLTCQVCQMLLPNQCSFCAHQRIHAHKSPYCCPECGALCRSAYFQTHVKENCLHYARKVGHRCIHCGVVHLTLALLKSHIQERHCQVFHKCAFCPMAFKTASSTADHSASQHPTQPHRPSQLIYKCSCEMVFNKKRHIQQHFYQNASKTQVGVFKCPECPLLFLQKPELMQHVKSTHGVPRNVDELSSLQSSSDTASSRPGSRVPTEPPAASVAARGSSLPSGRWGRPEAHRRTEARPRLRNTGWTCQECQEWVPDRENYVSHMKKSHGRTLKRYPCRQCGQSFHTPNSLRKHIRNNHDTVKKVYTCGYCTEDSPSFPRPSLLESHISLMHGIRNPDLSQTSKVRPPGGHSPQVSHLKRPGSGAGDAPGTSNGAAVSSTKRHKSLFQCAKCSFATDSGLEFQSHIPQHQADSSTAQCLLCGLCYTSASSLSRHLYIVHKVRDQEEEEEEEEEEDAEAVAEAAEPEEGSGEEVSMETRENGLEEGAGEPLLGDTEARSPGPAPEEDGAQDAQSQPQASQDQDSHAPTPQV; encoded by the exons ATGGGGGATATGAAAACTCCAGATTTTGATGACCTTCTGGCTGCCTTTGACATCCCAGACCCCACCAGCCTTGATGCCAAGGAGGCCATCCAGACCCCCAGTGAGGACAATGAGAGTCCTCTCAAACCCGCAGGCATGTGTATGGATGAGAGCGTGTCCTTGTCTCACTCAGGATCTGCCTCAGATGTGCCGGCCGTGAGTGTCATCGTCAAGAACACCAGCCGCCAGGAGTCGTTCGAAGCGGAGAAGGACCACATCGCTCCCAGCCTCCTCCACAATGGATTCCGGGGCTCAGACCTGCCTCCAGATCCCCACAACCTGGGTCACAACTGTGGGAAATTTGATTCAACTTTCATGAATGGAGACAGTGCCAGGAGTTTCCCCGGCAAGCTAGAACCTTCCAAGTCAGAGCCATTACCGACTTTTAACCAGTTCAGTCCAATCTCCAGCCCAGAACCTGAGGATGCCATCAAAGATAATGGGTTTGGAATGAAGCCCAAGCACTCTGATGGTTATTTTCCACCCCCTCCTGGGTGTGGGCCTGTGGGGGGCCCAGTCCTGGAGGCTCTGGCAAAGTTTCCGGTCCCAGAGCTGCATATGTTTGATCACTTTTGTAAGAAAGAGCCCAAGCCAGAACCTCTGCCCTTGGGGAGTCAGCAGGAACACGAGCGAGGTGGGCAGAAGGTGGGGGAGCCTCACAAGGAGCTGGATGCCAGTCGATTCTTTGGGGAAGCTTTGGAATTCAACAGCCACCCCAGCAACAGTATTGGAGAGCCTAAGGGGCTTGCCCTGGAGCTCGGCACCTGCTCGTCAGTCCCCCCTAGGCAGCGTCTGAAGCCAGCTCATTCCAAGCTGTCCTCTTGTGTCGCAGCCTTGGTGGCCCTGCAGGCCAAAAGAGTGGCCAGTGTCACCAAGGAGGATCAGCCTGGCCACACAAAGGAACCCTCAGGGCCCACTAAAGAGGGCTCCAAAGGCAGCCCCAAAATGCCCAAGTCACCAAAGAGTCCCCGGAGCCCCCTGGAGGCCACTAGAAAGAGTATCAAGCCCTCGGACAGCCCTCGGAGCatctgcagtgacagcagcagCAAAGGCTCCCCTTCGGTGGCTGCCAGCTCCCCACCAGCAATTCCCAAAGTCAGGATCAAAACCATTAAGACGTCATCGGGGGAAATCAAACGGACCGTCACGAGGATCCTGCCGGACCCTGACGATCCCAGTAAGTCCCCCGTTGGGTCCCCTCTAGGGAGTGCCGTTGCCGAGGCCCCGAGCGAGGCGCCAGAGGATGAGGTCACGGCCTTGCCCGCGGTGGAGCGCTCTCCTGAGGCGGGCGCAAACGCCGGGAGCCCCCAGGGTGACAAGAAGGGGGACGAGAGCGCGCCGAAGGCTAGCGAATCTTCGTCTTCCTGCTGCAGCTCCGGGTCTCGGGCCCCAAAGGGGGCTGCCCCCGGCCCGCAGACGGGCAGGAAGCAGCAGCAGAGTGCGGCGCCTCAGGCGTCCGCGCCGGCCCCCGCCAGCCTCCTGCCCAAGGCCGTGCACCTGGCCAACCTGAACCTGGTCCCCCACAGCGTCGCCGCGTCAGTCACGGCCAAGTCCTCCGCGCAGCGGCGGAGCCAGCCGCAGCTCACCCAGATGTCCGTGCCCCTGGTCCACCAGGTGAAGAAGGCCGCCCCGCTGGCCGTGGAGGTCTTCAACAAGGTCCTCCACAGCTCCAACCCCGTGCCCCTCTACGCGCCCAATCTCAGCCCGCCCGCGGACAGCAGGATCCACGTGCCGGCCAGCGGGTACTGCTGCCTGGAGTGTGGGGACGCGTTTGCCTTAGAGAAGAGCCTGAGCCAGCACTACGGCCGGCGGAGCGTCCACATCGAGGTGCTGTGCACGCTGTGCTCCCAGACGCTTCTCTTCTTCAACAAGTGCAGCCTGCTCCGGCACGCCCGCGACCACAAGAGCAAGGGGCTCGTCATGCAGTGCTCACAGCTGCTCGTGAAGCCCATCTCTGTGGACCAGATGTTCGCGGCCGCCCCCGCGAACTCCCCGGCcccggccgcccccgccgcccccgccgcccccgcttCCCCCAAACACGGCCCGGCTCCGGGCGGTGCGGGCCCGGCCCTTCCGGCTCTGCCGCTCTACCCGGACCCCGTGAGGCTCATCCGGCACGGGATCAAGTGTCTCGAGTGTCACAGGCAGATACGCGACTACATGGCCATGGCTGCGCATTTCCAGAGAACGACGGAGGAGACCGAGGGGCTG ACTTGCCAGGTGTGCCAGATGCTGCTGCCCAACCAGTGCAGCTTCTGCGCCCACCAGCGGATCCACGCCCACAAGTCCCCCTACTGCTGCCCGGAGTGCGGGGCCCTGTGCCGCTCGGCCTACTTCCAGACCCACGTGAAGGAGAACTGCCTGCACTACGCCCGTAAGGTGGGCCACAG GTGCATCCACTGCGGGGTCGTCCACCTGACCTTGGCCTTGCTGAAAAGCCACATCCAGGAGCGACACTGCCAGGTTTTCCACAAATGTGCATTCTGCCCCATGGCCTTCAAGACTGCCAGCAGCACCGCGGACCACAGCGCCTCTCAgcaccccacccagccccacagACCCTCCCA GCTCATTTATAAGTGCTCCTGTGAAATGGTCTTCAACAAGAAGAGACACATCCAGCAGCATTTTTATCAGAATGCCAGCAAGACGCAGGTGGGCGTCTTCAAGTGCCCCGAGTGCCCACTGCTGTTCCTGCAGAAGCCGGAGTTGATGCAGCACGTCAAG agcACCCACGGTGTTCCCCGAAACGTGGACGAGCTGTCCAGCCTCCAGTCTTCATCGGACACGGCTTCGAGCCGGCCTGGCTCTCGAGTTCCCACCGAGCCCCCGGCCGCCAGCGTGGCCGCTCGgggcagctccctgccctccggcCGCTGGGGCAGGCCCGAGGCCCATCGCAGGACCGAGGCCAGGCCCCGGCTGAGGAACACTGGCTGGACCTGCCAGGAGTGTCAGGAGTGGGTTCCTGATCGGGAGAACTACGTGTCCCACATGAAGAAGAGCCACGGTCGG ACGTTGAAGCGGTACCCGTGTCGGCAGTGTGGGCAGTCCTTCCACACCCCCAACAGCCTGCGCAAACACATCCGCAACAACCACGACACCGTGAAGAAAGTCTACACTTGCGG GTACTGCACAGAGGACAGCCCCAGCTTTCCTCGGCCCTCCCTTCTGGAGAGCCACATCAGCCTTATGCATGGTATCAGAAACCCTGATTTGAGCCAGACGTCCAAAGTCAGACCTCCGGGTGGACATTCCCCTCAG gTGAGCCATCTGAAAAGACCGGGCAGCGGAGCTGGGGACGCTCCGGGCACCAGCAATGGCGCGGCCGTCTCTTCCACCAAAAGGCACAAGTCCCTGTTCCAGTGTGCGAAATGTAGCTTTGCCACAGACTCGGGGCTCGAGTTTCAGAGCCACATACCTCAGCACCAGGCGGACAGCTCCACGGCCCAGTGTCTCCTCTGCGGCCTGTGCTACACCTCTGCCAGCTCCCTCAGCCGCCACCTCTACATCGTCCACAAGGTGAgagaccaggaggaggaggaggaggaggaggaggaggaggacgcgGAGGCGGTGGCGGAGGCCGCGGAGCCAGAGGAGGGCTCCGGGGAGGAAGTGTCCATGGAGACCAGGGAGAACGGACTGGAAGAAGGTGCCGGAGAGCCTTTGTTGGGCGACACAGAGGCGAGGTCGCCAGGCCCGGCTCCTGAGGAGGACGGAGCCCAGGACGCTCAGAGTCAACCACAGGCCTCTCAGGACCAGGACAGCCACGCTCCGACCCCTCAGGTGTGA
- the ZNF592 gene encoding zinc finger protein 592 isoform X2 has product MGDMKTPDFDDLLAAFDIPDPTSLDAKEAIQTPSEDNESPLKPAGMCMDESVSLSHSGSASDVPAVSVIVKNTSRQESFEAEKDHIAPSLLHNGFRGSDLPPDPHNLGHNCGKFDSTFMNGDSARSFPGKLEPSKSEPLPTFNQFSPISSPEPEDAIKDNGFGMKPKHSDGYFPPPPGCGPVGGPVLEALAKFPVPELHMFDHFCKKEPKPEPLPLGSQQEHERGGQKVGEPHKELDASRFFGEALEFNSHPSNSIGEPKGLALELGTCSSVPPRQRLKPAHSKLSSCVAALVALQAKRVASVTKEDQPGHTKEPSGPTKEGSKGSPKMPKSPKSPRSPLEATRKSIKPSDSPRSICSDSSSKGSPSVAASSPPAIPKVRIKTIKTSSGEIKRTVTRILPDPDDPSKSPVGSPLGSAVAEAPSEAPEDEVTALPAVERSPEAGANAGSPQGDKKGDESAPKASESSSSCCSSGSRAPKGAAPGPQTGRKQQQSAAPQASAPAPASLLPKAVHLANLNLVPHSVAASVTAKSSAQRRSQPQLTQMSVPLVHQVKKAAPLAVEVFNKVLHSSNPVPLYAPNLSPPADSRIHVPASGYCCLECGDAFALEKSLSQHYGRRSVHIEVLCTLCSQTLLFFNKCSLLRHARDHKSKGLVMQCSQLLVKPISVDQMFAAAPANSPAPAAPAAPAAPASPKHGPAPGGAGPALPALPLYPDPVRLIRHGIKCLECHRQIRDYMAMAAHFQRTTEETEGLTCQVCQMLLPNQCSFCAHQRIHAHKSPYCCPECGALCRSAYFQTHVKENCLHYARKVGHRCIHCGVVHLTLALLKSHIQERHCQVFHKCAFCPMAFKTASSTADHSASQHPTQPHRPSQLIYKCSCEMVFNKKRHIQQHFYQNASKTQVGVFKCPECPLLFLQKPELMQHVKSTHGVPRNVDELSSLQSSSDTASSRPGSRVPTEPPAASVAARGSSLPSGRWGRPEAHRRTEARPRLRNTGWTCQECQEWVPDRENYVSHMKKSHGRTLKRYPCRQCGQSFHTPNSLRKHIRNNHDTVKKVYTCGYCTEDSPSFPRPSLLESHISLMHGIRNPDLSQTSKVRPPGGHSPQVSHLKRPGSGAGDAPGTSNGAAVSSTKRHKSLFQCAKCSFATDSGLEFQSHIPQHQADSSTAQCLLCGLCYTSASSLSRHLYIVHKRATRSWKDTRWQEQNLKWFRQGGEGVRD; this is encoded by the exons ATGGGGGATATGAAAACTCCAGATTTTGATGACCTTCTGGCTGCCTTTGACATCCCAGACCCCACCAGCCTTGATGCCAAGGAGGCCATCCAGACCCCCAGTGAGGACAATGAGAGTCCTCTCAAACCCGCAGGCATGTGTATGGATGAGAGCGTGTCCTTGTCTCACTCAGGATCTGCCTCAGATGTGCCGGCCGTGAGTGTCATCGTCAAGAACACCAGCCGCCAGGAGTCGTTCGAAGCGGAGAAGGACCACATCGCTCCCAGCCTCCTCCACAATGGATTCCGGGGCTCAGACCTGCCTCCAGATCCCCACAACCTGGGTCACAACTGTGGGAAATTTGATTCAACTTTCATGAATGGAGACAGTGCCAGGAGTTTCCCCGGCAAGCTAGAACCTTCCAAGTCAGAGCCATTACCGACTTTTAACCAGTTCAGTCCAATCTCCAGCCCAGAACCTGAGGATGCCATCAAAGATAATGGGTTTGGAATGAAGCCCAAGCACTCTGATGGTTATTTTCCACCCCCTCCTGGGTGTGGGCCTGTGGGGGGCCCAGTCCTGGAGGCTCTGGCAAAGTTTCCGGTCCCAGAGCTGCATATGTTTGATCACTTTTGTAAGAAAGAGCCCAAGCCAGAACCTCTGCCCTTGGGGAGTCAGCAGGAACACGAGCGAGGTGGGCAGAAGGTGGGGGAGCCTCACAAGGAGCTGGATGCCAGTCGATTCTTTGGGGAAGCTTTGGAATTCAACAGCCACCCCAGCAACAGTATTGGAGAGCCTAAGGGGCTTGCCCTGGAGCTCGGCACCTGCTCGTCAGTCCCCCCTAGGCAGCGTCTGAAGCCAGCTCATTCCAAGCTGTCCTCTTGTGTCGCAGCCTTGGTGGCCCTGCAGGCCAAAAGAGTGGCCAGTGTCACCAAGGAGGATCAGCCTGGCCACACAAAGGAACCCTCAGGGCCCACTAAAGAGGGCTCCAAAGGCAGCCCCAAAATGCCCAAGTCACCAAAGAGTCCCCGGAGCCCCCTGGAGGCCACTAGAAAGAGTATCAAGCCCTCGGACAGCCCTCGGAGCatctgcagtgacagcagcagCAAAGGCTCCCCTTCGGTGGCTGCCAGCTCCCCACCAGCAATTCCCAAAGTCAGGATCAAAACCATTAAGACGTCATCGGGGGAAATCAAACGGACCGTCACGAGGATCCTGCCGGACCCTGACGATCCCAGTAAGTCCCCCGTTGGGTCCCCTCTAGGGAGTGCCGTTGCCGAGGCCCCGAGCGAGGCGCCAGAGGATGAGGTCACGGCCTTGCCCGCGGTGGAGCGCTCTCCTGAGGCGGGCGCAAACGCCGGGAGCCCCCAGGGTGACAAGAAGGGGGACGAGAGCGCGCCGAAGGCTAGCGAATCTTCGTCTTCCTGCTGCAGCTCCGGGTCTCGGGCCCCAAAGGGGGCTGCCCCCGGCCCGCAGACGGGCAGGAAGCAGCAGCAGAGTGCGGCGCCTCAGGCGTCCGCGCCGGCCCCCGCCAGCCTCCTGCCCAAGGCCGTGCACCTGGCCAACCTGAACCTGGTCCCCCACAGCGTCGCCGCGTCAGTCACGGCCAAGTCCTCCGCGCAGCGGCGGAGCCAGCCGCAGCTCACCCAGATGTCCGTGCCCCTGGTCCACCAGGTGAAGAAGGCCGCCCCGCTGGCCGTGGAGGTCTTCAACAAGGTCCTCCACAGCTCCAACCCCGTGCCCCTCTACGCGCCCAATCTCAGCCCGCCCGCGGACAGCAGGATCCACGTGCCGGCCAGCGGGTACTGCTGCCTGGAGTGTGGGGACGCGTTTGCCTTAGAGAAGAGCCTGAGCCAGCACTACGGCCGGCGGAGCGTCCACATCGAGGTGCTGTGCACGCTGTGCTCCCAGACGCTTCTCTTCTTCAACAAGTGCAGCCTGCTCCGGCACGCCCGCGACCACAAGAGCAAGGGGCTCGTCATGCAGTGCTCACAGCTGCTCGTGAAGCCCATCTCTGTGGACCAGATGTTCGCGGCCGCCCCCGCGAACTCCCCGGCcccggccgcccccgccgcccccgccgcccccgcttCCCCCAAACACGGCCCGGCTCCGGGCGGTGCGGGCCCGGCCCTTCCGGCTCTGCCGCTCTACCCGGACCCCGTGAGGCTCATCCGGCACGGGATCAAGTGTCTCGAGTGTCACAGGCAGATACGCGACTACATGGCCATGGCTGCGCATTTCCAGAGAACGACGGAGGAGACCGAGGGGCTG ACTTGCCAGGTGTGCCAGATGCTGCTGCCCAACCAGTGCAGCTTCTGCGCCCACCAGCGGATCCACGCCCACAAGTCCCCCTACTGCTGCCCGGAGTGCGGGGCCCTGTGCCGCTCGGCCTACTTCCAGACCCACGTGAAGGAGAACTGCCTGCACTACGCCCGTAAGGTGGGCCACAG GTGCATCCACTGCGGGGTCGTCCACCTGACCTTGGCCTTGCTGAAAAGCCACATCCAGGAGCGACACTGCCAGGTTTTCCACAAATGTGCATTCTGCCCCATGGCCTTCAAGACTGCCAGCAGCACCGCGGACCACAGCGCCTCTCAgcaccccacccagccccacagACCCTCCCA GCTCATTTATAAGTGCTCCTGTGAAATGGTCTTCAACAAGAAGAGACACATCCAGCAGCATTTTTATCAGAATGCCAGCAAGACGCAGGTGGGCGTCTTCAAGTGCCCCGAGTGCCCACTGCTGTTCCTGCAGAAGCCGGAGTTGATGCAGCACGTCAAG agcACCCACGGTGTTCCCCGAAACGTGGACGAGCTGTCCAGCCTCCAGTCTTCATCGGACACGGCTTCGAGCCGGCCTGGCTCTCGAGTTCCCACCGAGCCCCCGGCCGCCAGCGTGGCCGCTCGgggcagctccctgccctccggcCGCTGGGGCAGGCCCGAGGCCCATCGCAGGACCGAGGCCAGGCCCCGGCTGAGGAACACTGGCTGGACCTGCCAGGAGTGTCAGGAGTGGGTTCCTGATCGGGAGAACTACGTGTCCCACATGAAGAAGAGCCACGGTCGG ACGTTGAAGCGGTACCCGTGTCGGCAGTGTGGGCAGTCCTTCCACACCCCCAACAGCCTGCGCAAACACATCCGCAACAACCACGACACCGTGAAGAAAGTCTACACTTGCGG GTACTGCACAGAGGACAGCCCCAGCTTTCCTCGGCCCTCCCTTCTGGAGAGCCACATCAGCCTTATGCATGGTATCAGAAACCCTGATTTGAGCCAGACGTCCAAAGTCAGACCTCCGGGTGGACATTCCCCTCAG gTGAGCCATCTGAAAAGACCGGGCAGCGGAGCTGGGGACGCTCCGGGCACCAGCAATGGCGCGGCCGTCTCTTCCACCAAAAGGCACAAGTCCCTGTTCCAGTGTGCGAAATGTAGCTTTGCCACAGACTCGGGGCTCGAGTTTCAGAGCCACATACCTCAGCACCAGGCGGACAGCTCCACGGCCCAGTGTCTCCTCTGCGGCCTGTGCTACACCTCTGCCAGCTCCCTCAGCCGCCACCTCTACATCGTCCACAAG